A genomic window from Aricia agestis chromosome 8, ilAriAges1.1, whole genome shotgun sequence includes:
- the LOC121729531 gene encoding dynein regulatory complex protein 9-like: protein MDALLFAVILEVALLQMKILETSASRRELNASKAADQAREKLARDRKLVTDIFKGTLVQLAENGEWYSLKQSVDSFNNDKLHLELIKARNDQLKRSLKDVSGELQNQDRNYTMEDGAYNANVQLKYADKLLNAQMESLKMKLEVTPAVVPSVQHEHCVHSELQRAFELQIKEKEDLLEYWQKKYIEDIADISERLKEQKEKYQSTATRRKELEDLYALHQGEMRGWLNFKRERAARLAREEHARQAATRIQAWWRGVMVRRCFGAFRYLRNSKKGTPKPKKK, encoded by the exons ATGGACGCTCTGTTGTTTGCAGTTATTTTAGAAGTTGCCTTattacaaatgaaaatattgG AAACAAGTGCGAGTCGGCGAGAGCTCAACGCTAGCAAAGCGGCGGACCAGGCTCGAGAGAAGCTCGCCAGGGACCG gaAACTTGTAACAGATATATTCAAAGGAACCTTGGTACAATTGGCTGAAAACGGTGAATGGTATTCCTTGAAACAATCGGTGGATAGTTTCAACAACGATAAACTGCATTTGGAATTAATAAAAGCTAGAAATGACCAACTGAAAAG ATCACTTAAAGATGTCAGTGGCGAATTACAAAACCAAGATCGAAATTACACGATGGAG GACGGCGCCTATAATGCAAACGTACAACTCAAATATGCTGACAAACTGCTGAACGCCCAAATGGAATCGCTGAAGATGAAATTGGAAGTGACTCCGGCTGTGGTGCCCAGTGTACAGCATGAGCACTGCGTACATAGCGAACTGCAACGTGCCTTCGAGCTGCAGATTAAA GAAAAAGAAGATTTACTAGAGTATTGGCAAAAGAAATACATTGAAGATATTGCCGACATAAGTGAACGCTTGAAAGAACAAAAAGAAAAGTATCAATCGACAGCCACCCGGAGGAAGGAACTTGAAGATTTA TACGCACTACATCAAGGTGAAATGCGTGGTTGGTTAAATTTCAAAAGGGAACGTGCTGCAAGATTGGCCCGCGAGGAACATGCAAGACAGGCGGCAACACGGATTCAGGcatggtggagaggggtcatgGTGCGACGATGCTTTGGAGCCTTCCGTTACTTGAGAAACTCCAAAAAAGGAACCCCCAAACCCAAGAAAAAATAA